Proteins encoded within one genomic window of Bacillus thuringiensis:
- a CDS encoding ATP-binding protein: protein MNSKAKFSIRYKIMAGYLVIILFLLISFIMLNNEISSLQKSRNFIIDHDFKVLNLTNQVEKELLTIENKAKGFITSNDANYVQSLNAAEKDYAKHYQDLFALLEDNPSQQEKLKQINENITSWINKEIHPLITNSNNNNVQAIDTTQIQSLQSQVTNFRSTEEQLTKKRAAHLDTENNKLEIWLYSLLFLLSCISIIVSLYISNSITKTIQNVIQAIKSISSKEKITERIHVNTRDEIKELAHTTNHLLDEISKREWLQTELAELILMYQGVSSIEMLGNKILSGIIQKTQTSCGAFYVREEIEDTIYYVKKASFADQGADIGKQSIKMGEGFIGQSALEKKIFILSDIPEEFRYVTSGVLEIRPKNLLVIPILFEDEVIAVMELVSVTEISDLHQDFIQQTVDNLGLTIHSIMGRMRIQTLLHESQAMTEELQVQSEELQTQAEELQMQAEELRTTNEQLESRTEEAEQKTADLQITKLELEEKASELLRSSKYKSEFLANMSHELRTPLNSILLLSEMLRENHDNHLSDDEIELATVIHSSGKDLLTLINDILDLSKVEAGKLDVIFEATNISDMAASMHQNFLHIAAQKNVEFTVEDSDTIPDLFYTDAKRIEQIIKNLLSNAFKFTEKGSVSLHFDSIETSNVSHDMQSVSKDWITISVKDTGIGIAKEQHQLIFEAFQQADGATIRKYGGTGLGLSICKEFARLLGGWITLESHVGEGSTFTVYIPNLPNGLHDIQVSNLEVAATVDEVIPAEVVEETIVIPETSNVFQEKTILIVDDDHRNIFALQNALKKQHANIITAQNGIECLEVLKSNTNIDLILMDIMMPNMDGYETMEHIRMNLGLHEIPIIALTAKAMPNDKEKCLSAGASDYISKPLNLHQLYSVMSVWLIK from the coding sequence ATGAACTCGAAAGCAAAATTTAGTATTCGCTACAAAATTATGGCTGGTTATTTAGTTATCATTTTGTTCTTACTTATTTCTTTCATTATGCTAAACAATGAGATTTCCAGTTTACAAAAATCTCGTAATTTTATTATTGATCACGATTTTAAAGTTCTTAATTTAACGAATCAAGTGGAGAAAGAATTGCTAACAATTGAAAATAAAGCGAAAGGATTTATCACTTCTAATGATGCAAATTACGTTCAATCCCTTAACGCCGCGGAAAAGGATTATGCAAAACATTATCAAGATCTTTTTGCTCTATTAGAGGATAATCCTTCTCAGCAAGAAAAATTAAAACAAATTAACGAAAACATTACTAGTTGGATTAATAAAGAGATTCATCCACTCATTACGAATAGCAATAATAATAACGTACAAGCAATCGATACGACTCAAATTCAATCATTACAATCGCAGGTAACTAACTTCCGCAGCACTGAGGAGCAATTAACGAAAAAAAGAGCTGCACACTTAGATACTGAAAATAATAAATTAGAGATTTGGTTATACAGTTTATTATTCTTACTTTCTTGTATTTCCATTATCGTTTCACTCTATATTTCTAATTCCATTACAAAAACGATTCAAAATGTAATTCAAGCTATTAAATCTATTTCTTCTAAAGAAAAAATCACGGAAAGAATTCATGTAAACACGCGGGATGAAATAAAAGAACTTGCTCATACAACGAACCACCTACTGGACGAAATATCGAAAAGAGAGTGGTTACAAACCGAGCTTGCAGAATTAATTTTAATGTATCAAGGTGTATCTTCTATTGAGATGTTAGGTAACAAAATTTTGAGTGGCATTATACAAAAAACGCAAACTTCTTGCGGTGCATTTTATGTACGTGAAGAAATTGAGGACACTATCTACTATGTGAAGAAAGCTTCTTTCGCCGATCAAGGTGCTGACATTGGAAAACAATCCATTAAAATGGGTGAAGGTTTCATTGGACAGTCTGCCTTAGAAAAGAAAATTTTTATTCTCAGTGACATACCCGAAGAGTTTCGTTATGTCACTAGTGGAGTATTAGAAATACGTCCTAAAAATCTACTAGTCATCCCTATCTTATTTGAGGATGAAGTGATCGCAGTAATGGAGTTAGTAAGTGTAACTGAGATTTCAGACTTACATCAAGATTTCATTCAACAAACTGTTGATAATCTAGGTTTAACAATCCATAGTATTATGGGACGTATGCGAATTCAAACTCTTTTACATGAATCACAAGCAATGACAGAAGAGTTACAAGTTCAATCAGAAGAATTACAAACGCAAGCGGAAGAACTGCAAATGCAAGCCGAGGAATTAAGAACAACGAATGAACAGTTAGAGTCTAGAACTGAAGAGGCTGAGCAAAAGACAGCTGACTTACAAATTACTAAATTAGAATTAGAAGAAAAAGCAAGCGAGTTGTTACGTAGCTCAAAATACAAATCAGAGTTCCTAGCAAATATGTCACATGAATTACGTACACCATTAAATAGTATTTTACTATTATCTGAAATGTTAAGAGAAAATCATGATAATCATTTATCCGATGATGAAATTGAATTAGCAACCGTCATTCATTCATCAGGGAAAGATTTACTTACTTTAATTAATGACATACTAGATTTATCTAAAGTAGAAGCCGGAAAACTAGACGTCATTTTCGAAGCAACGAACATAAGTGATATGGCGGCAAGTATGCACCAAAACTTCTTACATATCGCTGCACAAAAAAATGTTGAATTTACTGTTGAAGACAGTGATACGATTCCTGATTTGTTTTACACAGATGCAAAACGGATTGAACAAATTATTAAAAACTTATTATCCAATGCATTTAAATTCACGGAAAAAGGATCTGTCTCTTTACATTTCGATTCAATAGAAACAAGTAATGTAAGTCATGATATGCAGTCTGTAAGTAAAGACTGGATTACAATTTCAGTAAAAGATACTGGTATCGGTATTGCTAAAGAACAGCATCAACTTATTTTCGAAGCCTTTCAACAGGCAGATGGCGCAACGATTCGGAAATATGGTGGTACAGGCCTAGGGTTATCTATTTGTAAAGAGTTTGCTAGATTGTTAGGTGGTTGGATTACGTTGGAGAGTCATGTAGGAGAAGGCAGTACTTTCACCGTGTATATCCCTAACCTTCCAAATGGATTACATGATATACAAGTATCCAATTTAGAAGTCGCAGCAACAGTAGATGAAGTTATTCCTGCTGAAGTTGTTGAGGAAACTATAGTGATTCCAGAAACAAGTAACGTCTTCCAAGAGAAAACCATTTTAATTGTCGATGATGATCATCGAAATATATTTGCGTTACAAAATGCATTAAAAAAACAACATGCCAACATTATTACTGCCCAAAACGGCATAGAGTGTTTAGAAGTACTAAAAAGCAATACAAATATCGACCTTATTTTAATGGATATTATGATGCCAAATATGGACGGTTATGAAACGATGGAACATATCCGAATGAATTTAGGGTTACATGAAATACCTATTATCGCATTAACTGCTAAAGCAATGCCAAATGATAAAGAAAAATGTTTATCTGCTGGCGCTTCAGATTATATAAGTAAACCATTAAATTTACATCAACTCTATTCGGTAATGAGTGTATGGTTAATAAAATAA
- a CDS encoding general stress protein, with amino-acid sequence MDVDRKIVGIFRTIDDAAFVINELKDKGYSGDNISAIAKDQKEIEHLEEKSGEKVNHETAHKADIFSATGLVAGGVAGGLGGLLTGLGILAVSGMGPIVAAGPIAAAIGGAGIGGGAGSLIGAFIGLGIPEEHAKKYEEYIYDGNILILVDAKLDDKLEIYQIFDKHNAYNSDFFK; translated from the coding sequence ATGGATGTAGATAGAAAAATAGTAGGTATTTTTAGAACAATTGATGATGCGGCGTTCGTTATTAATGAATTAAAAGATAAAGGATACTCAGGTGATAACATTTCAGCTATTGCAAAGGATCAAAAGGAAATTGAACATCTGGAAGAAAAATCGGGTGAAAAAGTGAATCATGAAACTGCACATAAAGCGGATATCTTTTCAGCGACAGGGCTTGTAGCAGGAGGAGTAGCAGGTGGACTTGGTGGTTTATTAACAGGTCTTGGTATACTTGCCGTTTCTGGAATGGGTCCAATCGTAGCAGCAGGTCCTATCGCAGCAGCTATTGGTGGAGCTGGTATTGGCGGAGGAGCTGGAAGTTTAATAGGAGCATTTATCGGCTTAGGAATCCCAGAAGAACATGCTAAGAAGTATGAAGAATACATTTATGATGGAAATATATTAATTTTAGTAGATGCAAAATTAGATGATAAGTTAGAAATCTATCAAATATTTGATAAGCATAATGCTTATAACTCTGATTTCTTTAAATAA
- a CDS encoding DUF4028 family protein has protein sequence MIVKIVKDSSNSFLCTVQNKNGEKYVKKWFRKQKNKEELGRPTFKEVEKDWKENRESFMYPNIKALY, from the coding sequence GTGATTGTAAAAATAGTAAAGGATAGTAGTAATAGTTTCCTTTGTACAGTTCAAAACAAAAATGGAGAGAAGTATGTGAAGAAATGGTTTCGTAAACAGAAAAACAAGGAAGAATTAGGGCGACCAACTTTTAAAGAAGTAGAAAAGGACTGGAAAGAAAATAGAGAATCTTTTATGTATCCCAATATTAAAGCGCTTTATTAA
- a CDS encoding heavy metal-binding domain-containing protein has protein sequence MIVTTTSGIQGKEIIEYIDIVNGEAIMGANIVRDLFASVRDVVGGRAGSYESKLKEARDIAMDEMKELAKQKGANAIVGIDVDYEVVRDGMLMVAVSGTAVRI, from the coding sequence ATGATTGTAACAACAACTTCTGGAATTCAAGGTAAAGAGATTATTGAGTATATTGATATTGTAAATGGTGAAGCTATTATGGGTGCAAATATTGTCCGCGACTTATTCGCTTCTGTTCGTGATGTTGTCGGTGGTCGTGCTGGTTCTTATGAAAGCAAGCTAAAAGAAGCTCGTGATATCGCAATGGATGAAATGAAAGAACTTGCAAAACAAAAAGGTGCAAACGCTATTGTTGGTATTGACGTAGATTACGAAGTTGTTCGTGATGGAATGTTAATGGTTGCTGTAAGTGGTACAGCTGTACGTATATAA
- a CDS encoding zinc-dependent alcohol dehydrogenase family protein: MHGKHIQFHKFGNPKDVLQVEYKNIEPLKENEVLVRMLVRPINPSDLIPITGAYAHRIPLPNIPGYEGVGIVEDVGSFVSKDLIGKRVLPLRGEGTWQEYVKTSADFVIPIPDSIDDFTAAQMYINPLTAWVTCTETLNLQRDDVLLVNACGSAIGHLFAQLSQILNFRLIAVTRNSKHTEELLQLGADYVIDTSTAPLHKTVMELTNGIGADAAIDSIGGPDGNELAFSLRPNGHFLTIGLLSGVQVNWAEIVTKAKVHANIFHLRHWNKEVSPYKWQETFRHLIRLVENKQLRFMKVHSTYDLADVKTAVDVVQSAEKTKGKVFLTSY, encoded by the coding sequence TTGCACGGAAAACACATTCAATTTCACAAGTTTGGCAACCCAAAAGATGTATTACAAGTGGAATATAAAAATATAGAACCACTAAAAGAAAATGAAGTTTTAGTCCGTATGTTAGTTAGACCAATTAATCCATCTGACTTAATTCCCATTACCGGAGCGTATGCACATAGAATTCCGTTACCTAACATACCTGGTTATGAAGGGGTTGGTATTGTAGAAGATGTGGGCTCTTTTGTTTCTAAAGACCTTATCGGCAAACGTGTTTTACCGTTACGCGGAGAAGGTACTTGGCAAGAATATGTGAAGACGTCAGCTGATTTTGTAATTCCTATTCCTGATTCCATCGATGATTTCACAGCGGCACAAATGTATATTAATCCTCTTACAGCGTGGGTTACATGTACAGAAACGCTAAACTTACAACGGGATGATGTTTTATTAGTGAATGCTTGTGGATCCGCTATTGGTCACCTATTTGCACAGTTATCACAAATTTTGAATTTCCGACTCATTGCAGTGACAAGAAATAGTAAACATACAGAGGAATTACTTCAGCTTGGTGCCGATTATGTAATAGATACTTCCACTGCCCCGCTTCACAAAACAGTTATGGAATTAACAAACGGGATCGGTGCAGATGCTGCGATTGATTCTATCGGAGGACCAGATGGAAATGAATTAGCTTTCTCCTTACGTCCAAACGGGCACTTTTTAACGATTGGTCTTCTATCAGGTGTACAAGTAAACTGGGCAGAGATTGTCACGAAAGCAAAAGTGCACGCTAACATATTTCATTTACGACATTGGAATAAAGAAGTGTCACCATATAAATGGCAGGAGACGTTTCGTCACTTAATTCGTCTAGTAGAAAATAAGCAATTACGTTTTATGAAAGTCCATTCTACATATGACTTAGCGGATGTAAAAACGGCGGTTGATGTTGTGCAGTCTGCTGAGAAAACGAAAGGGAAGGTGTTTTTGACGAGTTATTAA